One Pichia kudriavzevii chromosome 3, complete sequence genomic window carries:
- a CDS encoding uncharacterized protein (PKUD0C06910) produces the protein MTSEQDRNSTPVNLENINAYGVESYKKEYIQNLLAPLLDTPIKSVEELISQGNKITSQLNNLNGFQSVSLKFDVSNSKSVEVNALNEKLVNVIGTIEAVPLKKSALSVRTIHSDLDHAVELAYLNRNALGRGEFFQASSYLNFLNMTKNVDILASTPILDTSFRLFGHLNVSKTADKLFKSSSQAATSAELGFTKQKFCKHANSLSTISGGLNLVNRSINKIEDSANDEIKTYAGDSLKESVFFNLTSSNMKYLSKSNCTLPLNGYSLSLTNEIAGFPQLLDDSQVEQSLVGDRQDQYYKLCLGFDYAKPIFNNNLSVSSNLKFGSIFNLAKDETVNFQDKFYPKVSGHFNPVMPSKSIGAGSFLSYNFDAYTKVGFVDIKEPLRLYASVNGASSANVSNGLEKNEMLQLTKDWKHGLDFGLLYTNGNANAKLFWRKPIGISNDFGKFGFEVDINGQW, from the coding sequence ATGACTTCGGAACAAGATAGAAATTCAACCCCAGTTAACTTGGAGAATATCAATGCTTACGGTGTGGAATCATATAAGAAAGAGTATATTCAGAATCTCTTAGCACCTTTATTAGATACACCCATCAAAAGCGTTGAAGAGTTGATTTCCCAAGGCAATAAAATAACATCTCAATTGAATAACCTAAACGGATTTCAGTCTGTTAGCTTGAAATTCGACGTCAGTAACTCTAAAAGTGTTGAAGTTAATGCgttgaatgaaaaattaGTTAACGTTATTGGAACCATTGAAGCAGTaccattgaagaaaagtgCATTGTCTGTTAGGACTATTCATAGTGACCTGGACCATGCAGTTGAACTGGCGTACTTAAATAGAAATGCTTTAGGCCGTGgtgaattttttcaagcaaGTTCCTATCTgaactttttgaatatgaCCAAAAATGTGGATATTCTAGCATCAACCCCAATATTAGATACCTCATTTAGACTATTTGGTCATTTAAATGTGTCCAAGACTGCAGACAAGTTGTTCAAATCAAGCTCACAAGCGGCAACTTCTGCCGAGCTTGGTTTTACGAAGCAAAAGTTCTGCAAACATGCAAACTCTTTATCAACCATTTCCGGTGGTCTAAACCTGGTTAATAGATCGatcaataaaattgaagattcaGCCAATGACGAAATCAAAACATATGCTGGTGATTCATTGAAGgaatctgtttttttcaacttgaCTTCCTCAAATATGaaatatttatcaaagtcCAATTGTACATTGCCACTAAATGGTTATTCTTTATCCTTAACAAATGAGATTGCCGGATTTCCACAATTACTTGACGATTCGCAAGTCGAACAAAGTTTAGTGGGTGATAGACAGGACCAATACTATAAACTTTGTCTTGGATTTGATTATGCTAAACCAATTTTTAATAATAACTTATCAGTGTCATCTAATTTGAAATTTGGCTCGATTTTCAACTTAGCAAAAGATGAAACTGTTAATTTTCAGGATAAGTTTTATCCCAAAGTATCCGGACATTTTAACCCAGTAATGCCATCTAAGTCTATTGGTGCTGGATCTTTTTTGAGCTATAACTTTGATGCTTATACCAAAGTTGGTTTTGTTGACATTAAGGAGCCTTTGAGACTTTATGCTTCAGTGAATGGTGCTTCTTCAGCAAACGTGTCAAACGGCTTGGAAAAAAACGAGATGCTACAGTTGACAAAAGATTGGAAACACGGATTAGACTTCGGACTACTATATACTAATGGTAATGCCAACGCAAAACTATTCTGGAGGAAACCAATTGGTATTTCCAATGATTTTGGTAAGTTTGGTTTTGAAGTCGACATCAATGGTCAATGGTAG
- a CDS encoding uncharacterized protein (PKUD0C06920; similar to Saccharomyces cerevisiae YPR033C (HTS1); ancestral locus Anc_7.445) produces MQFCRHHLKRISTRSHILRNMSTETTTPGPSQAEAVKKTQSKSEKKPVQFSLKTPKGTKDWADKDMIVRTAIFDHLTKIFKSHGGVTIDTPVFELREILSGKYGEDSKLIYNLEDQGGELTSLRYDLTVPFARYVAMNGISNIKRYHIAKVYRRDQPAMTKGRMREFYQCDFDIAGQYDSMVPDAEIMKILVSGLLGLGIDDFKIKLNHRKILDGIFQVCGVADEDVRKISSAVDKLDKSPWDAVKKEMVVEKGQTEEVADRIGNYVKINGTIQEVLQILKNDQTLMSNESAKTGVEEISTMIEYLEAFKVDKYISFDMSLARGLDYYTGVIYEAVTAQSAPPSDASEKKEKASKKNKKSKDGDDDASEYVGVGSIAAGGRYDGLVGMFLGTNSKGKKAPSIPCVGVSFGVERLFSLIKQRQQLIEKIRPTSTQVYIMAFGGGEGWNGFLPERMKVAGMLWDAGIESEYLYKQKANPRKQFDAAEKSGCPIAVILGKEEFPEGKIRIKLLGQGEENDGELVNLEDMVKVVTEKLDGLKVDGLSDVERLLKSA; encoded by the coding sequence ATGCAATTTTGCAGACACCATCTCAAGCGCATCTCTACTCGATCACACATCTTAAGAAACATGTCTACCGAAACAACAACTCCAGGACCAAGCCAGGCCGAAGCTGTCAAGAAGACGCAATCAAAGTCGGAGAAAAAACCAGTTCAGTTCTCCTTGAAAACACCAAAGGGTACCAAGGACTGGGCTGATAAAGATATGATTGTCCGTACCGCAATTTTTGATCATCTGACTAAGATTTTTAAATCACACGGTGGTGTCACTATCGACACTCCTGTTTTTGAACTAAGAGAAATTTTATCGGGTAAATACGGTGAAGATTCCAAGCTTATTTATAATTTGGAAGATCAAGGTGGTGAGTTAACCTCTCTACGTTATGACTTAACTGTTCCATTTGCTAGATATGTTGCAATGAATGGTATTTCAAACATTAAAAGGTACCATATTGCAAAAGTCTACAGAAGAGATCAGCCAGCAATGACCAAGGGAAGAATGAGAGAATTCTATCAATGCgattttgatattgctGGTCAATATGATTCAATGGTACCAGACGCAGAAATTATGAAAATTTTAGTCTCCGGATTACTAGGTTTAggtattgatgatttcaaaattaaattGAACCACAGAAAAATTTTGGATGGTATTTTCCAGGTTTGTGGCGTTGCCGATGAGGATGTACGTAAAATATCCTCAGCTGTTGATAAATTAGATAAATCACCATGGGATGCAgtcaagaaagaaatggttGTTGAGAAGGGTCAAACTGAAGAAGTTGCTGATAGAATTGGCAACTATGTCAAAATCAATGGTACCATTCAGGAAGTTTTacaaattttaaaaaatgaCCAAACTCTAATGTCAAATGAATCCGCAAAAACAGGTGTTGAGGAAATTTCCACCATGATTGAGTATTTGGAAGCTTTCAAGGTCGATAAATATATATCATTCGATATGTCTCTTGCAAGAGGTTTAGATTATTATACCGGGGTGATCTATGAAGCGGTCACCGCACAATCTGCACCTCCAAGTGATGCATctgaaaagaaggagaaagcttccaaaaaaaacaaaaagtcAAAGGATGGCGACGATGATGCTTCAGAGTATGTAGGTGTTGGTTCAATTGCTGCAGGTGGTAGATATGACGGTTTAGTTGGTATGTTCTTGGGTACTAATTCAAAGGGTAAAAAGGCACCATCTATCCCATGTGTTGGTGTTTCATTTGGTGTTGAAAGATTGTTCTCACTAATAAAGCAACGTCAACAActaattgaaaagattaGGCCAACTTCAACACAGGTTTACATCATGGCATTTGGTGGTGGTGAAGGTTGGAATGGTTTCTTACCTGAAAGAATGAAAGTTGCTGGTATGTTGTGGGATGCAGGTATTGAATCTGAATATTTATACAAACAGAAGGCTAATCCTCGTAAGCAATTTGACGCTGCCGAGAAATCAGGTTGTCCAATTGCTGTTATTTTGGGTAAGGAAGAATTCCCAGAAGGTAAAATCCGTATCAAGTTACTAGGACAAGGTGAGGAAAACGATGGAGAATTGGTCAATCTTGAGGACATGGTCAAGGTAGTTACCGAAAAGTTGGATGGCCTTAAAGTAGATGGACTATCTGATGTAGAaagattgttgaaatctGCATAG
- a CDS encoding uncharacterized protein (PKUD0C06930; similar to Saccharomyces cerevisiae YPR034W (ARP7); ancestral locus Anc_7.448): MSTPSVVVDLNSTAVHAALNHRDTPDISLTPIYANDGASSELIFDPILPRNENDNIYTLFSDGILYNKNATAPFINHIYTSLNLSEDYIKELPLTIAQNAWFDKKQLHTLSEIVYEELEVPLFSLHERQLCTAYAMSKPNNCIIVDFENDFLSVTPISNGKVIKKGILKSRFGGDFINLFIKEYLTKKEIPLDSLLPIDYQKLKLSNSFHQFAITQTLTDFKKSILDISPLSIDEKIFKTPGNTYSASISRLDQINNFIQPIFSPYDSYSTIIGNPPSSLTPESEGLGQLIFKSLKNIGGPASLYADLLNNIIIQGENSGIPGFEDVVIADLRLYINDFQISSYLNQDNMDRGIETWIGANILSKFNDLYFSRQDYLEQGADAMSSRFF, from the coding sequence ATGTCTACTCcatctgttgttgttgatctCAATTCGACTGCTGTGCATGCAGCTCTAAACCACAGAGACACTCCAGATATCTCCTTGACACCAATCTATGCAAATGATGGTGCATCTAGCGAGCTAATCTTTGATCCCATTTTGCCTCgtaatgaaaatgacaatatCTACACCCTTTTTTCCGATGGAATATTGTACAACAAGAACGCAACTGCTCCATTTATAAACCATATCTACACGTCGCTAAATCTAAGTGAAGATTACATCAAAGAACTACCGTTAACAATAGCGCAGAATGCATGGTTTGATAAAAAACAATTGCACACTTTATCTGAAATAGTCTATGAAGAGCTGGAAGTTCCTCTGTTCTCATTGCACGAAAGACAACTGTGCACTGCCTATGCGATGTCGAAGCCGAACAACTGTATAATAGTGGATTTCGAAAACGATTTCTTATCGGTTACACCTATATCCAATGGCAAAGTAATCAAAAAAGGTATATTGAAATCCCGATTTGGTGgtgatttcatcaatctATTTATTAAAGAATATTTGactaaaaaggaaattccTTTGGATTCACTTTTGCCAATTGATTAtcagaaattgaaattgtctAACAGTTTCCACCAATTTGCAATTACGCAAACTTTGACCGACttcaaaaaatcaatcttAGATATATCACCATTATCAATTGACGAAAAGATTTTTAAAACCCCGGGAAATACATACTCTGCCTCAATATCTCGTTTAGATCAAATAAACAACTTTATTCAACCTATATTCTCACCGTACGATTCTTACTCGACGATAATCGGCAATCCTCCCTCATCTCTCACTCCTGAGTCTGAAGGGCTGGGTCAACTGATTTTCaagtctttgaaaaatataggTGGGCCGGCTTCTCTCTATGCAGACTTATTGaataacatcatcatccagGGAGAAAACTCTGGTATACCGGggtttgaagatgttgtGATTGCAGATTTACGTTTATACATTAACGACTTCCAAATTTCGAGCTACTTAAATCAAGACAATATGGATAGGGGTATCGAGACCTGGATAGGTGCTAATATATTATCCAAATTTAAtgatttatatttttccaGACAAGATTATCTAGAACAAGGGGCAGATGCCATGTCTTCTAGgtttttttga
- a CDS encoding uncharacterized protein (PKUD0C06940; similar to Saccharomyces cerevisiae YJR082C (EAF6); ancestral locus Anc_7.447), with the protein MSTEKDTTLKTTKESTTAPSVSPSARAQQIAQQLRTQITRQGKLEDELNALEHAIFARESVYLALTGSVVRGFNEEKDREKDRDKDKDNRIFSLSSATYVHQIKNKSNDNNGNSVSDN; encoded by the coding sequence ATGTCTACTGAAAAAGATACCACTCTAAAAACTACAAAGGAAAGCACTACTGCGCCTTCAGTTTCGCCCTCTGCTCGTGCCCAACAGATTGCCCAGCAACTGCGTACACAAATTACCCGCCAGGGCAAACTTGAGGACGAGCTCAACGCCCTGGAACATGCAATTTTCGCCCGCGAAAGTGTCTATTTGGCTCTCACTGGGTCAGTTGTTCGTGGATTTAATGAGGAGAAAGACAGGGAGAAGGACAGAGACAAGGACAAGGACAACAGAATATTCTCACTTTCTTCTGCTACATACGTGCATCAGATCAAGAACAAAAGCAACGATAACAACGGTAACAGTGTAAGTGACAACTGA
- a CDS encoding uncharacterized protein (PKUD0C06950; similar to Saccharomyces cerevisiae YNL163C (RIA1); ancestral locus Anc_2.92), protein MNLSKGEISALQSNTDNIRNICILAHVDHGKTTLSDSLIASNGIISKKMAGKVRYLDSRPDEQLRGITMESSAISLFFKTINQNKEISQFLINLIDSPGHIDFSSEVSSVSRLCDGAIVLVDVVEGVCSQTITVLRQAWIDNLKPILVLNKIDRLILELQLSAEDAYDHLQRLIDQTNTIMASFYQGDVIGTHYNWDGTADTWIEHNDDDIYFDPNLQNVIFTSAYDGWGFNLNQFASILSKKTQIDQSEFTGKLWGNFTIDMKNKKMVEIPKKSKAKPLFISFILDSIWKIYNSVSDRDIDSITKITNSLSIKISAKELNSKDSKQLIQSIMSQFLPISSSLLSAIIDKLPSPSVSQETKMNSFLKSIPNSQLIDDNLKDGLFHCDKNGISCGYISKMLSIPGSEMPENQPAVLSQDEIMERGRLARLKAAKAAELAAMADSDNTRAQKAESDTEEAGVASEEFEFEDPFEYEEEEEEEEEEEEEEETNPEVLIAFTRIFSGTVKRGDTLSILSPLYDVSKPDDEENKKHIHSIEVDNLYILMGRDMTAVDAAPAGTIIGISSSSFKSIILKSGTIIDPNYFDKCINFAQSLTIIDVPPIVRVTLEPAQLRNMDKLLKGIKRLNLADPCVRGYMNEVGEVVLETAGELHLERCVRDLEDRFAQVAITVGKPIVPFRETILESYEFEVSISGSTIKMQVKPWDGSSNGGSETLLESKKYKDILTKNTTIDITLLDSTLKSGFSLAIKEGPVIAEPLEGVEVHIASIEKNDSVENHENGLSKIRDSIQNAILKASPRIKLAMYVVDIQTSAELLGKVYTVIQKQRGSIISEEMKEGTPFFTVEAKLPVLTSFGFSNEIRKKTSGGAIPQLVFDGFETVDEDPFWVPTNEEEIEEFGETGDRENWMRTIMNEVRKSKGLFVDELVVKDGEKQRTLKKD, encoded by the coding sequence atgaatttatcaaaaggTGAAATTTCTGCACTACAGTCAAACACAGACAATATCAGGAACATCTGTATACTGGCCCATGTCGACCATGGCAAAACAACTCTTTCGGATTCTTTGATTGCATCTAATGGTATAATATCGAAGAAGATGGCAGGAAAAGTCAGGTATTTGGACTCGAGACCAGATGAACAGTTGAGAGGTATCACTATGGAATCATCTGCAATTTCACTATTTTTTAAAACAATTAATCAGAATAAAGAGATTTCGCAATTTCTAATAAACTTGATTGACTCCCCCGGTCATATTGATTTCTCTTCAGAAGTTTCATCTGTTTCAAGGTTATGTGATGGTGCAATTGTTTTAGTAGACGTAGTGGAAGGTGTTTGTTCTCAAACTATAACAGTTTTAAGGCAAGCATGGATTGACAATTTAAAACCtattcttgttttgaataaaatcGATCGTTTGATTTTAGAGTTACAGCTATCAGCAGAAGATGCATATGATCATTTACAGAGATTGATCGATCAAACCAATACAATAATGGCTTCATTTTACCAAGGTGATGTTATTGGAACCCATTACAACTGGGATGGCACTGCTGACACCTGGATTGAAcataatgatgatgacatCTACTTTGATccaaatttacaaaatgtTATATTCACCTCCGCATATGATGGTTGGGGATTCAATTTGAATCAGTTtgcttcaattttatcgaAAAAGACCCAAATTGATCAATCTGAGTTTACTGGAAAATTATGGGGTAATTTCACAATCGACAtgaagaataaaaaaatggtTGAAATACCTAAGAAATCTAAAGCCAAGCCTTTGttcatttcttttattttagACTCTATTTGGAAGATTTACAACTCAGTCAGCGATAGGGATATCGATTCAATTACAAAAATTACAAACTCTCTATCAATCAAGATATCTGCTAAAGAACTCAATTCAAAAGACTCTAAGCAATTGATTCAATCAATAATGTCTCAATTCTTAcccatttcttcttctctatTGTCTGCtattattgataaactGCCTTCCCCATCAGTTTCACaggaaacaaaaatgaactcttttttgaaatcgATTCCTAACTCACAATTGATTGACGATAATTTGAAGGATGGTTTATTCCACTGTGACAAAAATGGAATATCATGTGGCTATATATCTAAGATGCTTTCTATTCCTGGATCAGAAATGCCTGAAAACCAGCCGGCTGTTCTATCCCAAGATGAAATAATGGAAAGAGGTAGGCTTGCGAGATTAAAAGCAGCTAAAGCTGCCGAATTGGCAGCGATGGCCGATAGTGACAATACCAGGGCACAAAAAGCTGAATCTGACACAGAAGAAGCAGGTGTAGCATCCGAGgagtttgaatttgaagatccttttgaatatgaagaggaagaagaagaagaagaagaagaagaagaagaagaagaaacgaACCCCGAAGTTCTGATTGCATTCACTAGAATTTTCTCGGGTACAGTCAAGAGGGGTGATACGTTGTCTATTCTTTCACCGCTCTACGATGTTTCTAAGCCCGATGACgaggaaaataaaaaacataTCCATtcaattgaagttgataaTCTATACATTTTGATGGGTAGAGACATGACGGCCGTGGACGCTGCACCAGCAGGCACGATAATAGGtatttcctcatcttcattcAAGTCCATTATCCTCAAGTCCGGTACTATAATCGACCCTAACTATTTTGATAAGTGCATCAATTTTGCCCAATCTTTGACAATTATTGATGTCCCACCAATTGTTCGTGTTACACTTGAGCCAGCCCAATTAAGGAATATGGACAAGTTGTTAAAAGGTATCAAGAGATTGAACTTGGCGGATCCTTGCGTCCGAGGTTATATGAATGAGGTCGGTGAAGTTGTACTTGAAACTGCGGGTGAGTTACACCTAGAAAGATGTGTTCGTGATCTAGAAGACAGGTTTGCACAAGTTGCCATCACTGTTGGTAAGCCAATTGTTCCCTTCAGAGAAACTATTTTGGAAAGTTATGAATTCGAAGTCTCTATTAGTGGTTCAACGATCAAGATGCAAGTCAAACCTTGGGATGGCTCATCCAATGGTGGTAGTGAAACATTATTGGAGTCTAAAAAGTACAAGGATATTCTCACGAAGAATACTACTATTGATATCACGTTGTTGGATAGTACTTTAAAGAGTGGCTTTTCGTTAGCAATTAAAGAAGGTCCTGTGATTGCAGAACCATTAGAAGGTGTTGAGGTTCACATTGCTTCAATTGAGAAGAATGACAGTGTTGAAAATCATGAAAATGGTCTCTCAAAGATTAGAGATTCAATACAGAATGCTATATTGAAGGCCTCCCCAAGAATAAAACTTGCAATGTATGTCGTTGATATTCAAACATCTGCGGAGCTGTTGGGTAAAGTCTACACTGTTATTCAAAAACAACGAGGATCCATTATATCCGAAGAAATGAAGGAGGGTACACCATTCTTCACTGTGGAAGCTAAATTACCAGTACTTACATCGTTTGGCTTTAGTAATGAGATCAGGAAGAAGACATCCGGTGGTGCTATTCCTCAGCTTgtttttgatggatttgaGACAGTTGACGAAGATCCGTTCTGGGTCCCTACAAACGAGGAGGAGATTGAGGAATTTGGTGAAACCGGTGATAGAGAAAACTGGATGAGGACAATCATGAACGAAGTTAGGAAAAGTAAAGGTTTATTTGTAGATGAATTGGTTGTCAAGGATGGCGAGAAACAAAGAACCTTAAAGAAGGATTAA